A single region of the Gemmatimonadaceae bacterium genome encodes:
- a CDS encoding diguanylate cyclase has product MRRDETRRPAVIDVAPDPALPDSPEARTAMSAPRIIVADSDPAVQQTIAWVLREHGYEVRGVLSTAAAVATTRDFSPDLLLVDATLLEGGGADTLTALKEEPLWHDLPVLVTSTRAPEEIVEEALAHGATDVVRKPLRSGELLARIGANLRSRNALDLARRQLQTTQEALAQAREEAHTGRTLMAIMREVSADLSSEEIYHVLVRRVARALGLFRCSVVLARPGELSAVVPAAFDDPTLRNLPLNLGKYPEIRVALEAGRPVLIGDVMVHPLFAELRQRWAREGTVVATRSVIALPFFVDRQQAGVFLLRRGVGEPPLTEEDVAFADSVVKAAVASIQRAHLMELAHADNVRLAALAQTDPLTQVLNRRALTERLASELDRARRYGHSVAVLMMDLDHFKQVNDTHGHLVGDGVLKDTAEVLRAAVRSADFVARYGGEEFVVVLPETSMEGAVIFAERLRERIATTPFLGSAGQPMRLSVSVGVSLFPAPRITSVDDLLSAADAALYRAKADGRNCVRY; this is encoded by the coding sequence GTGCGGCGTGACGAAACACGCCGCCCGGCCGTCATCGACGTGGCCCCCGATCCCGCACTTCCCGATTCCCCCGAGGCACGCACGGCGATGAGTGCCCCTCGTATCATCGTCGCAGACAGTGACCCGGCCGTCCAGCAGACCATCGCCTGGGTGTTGCGGGAGCACGGCTACGAGGTGCGTGGCGTGCTCTCCACCGCCGCGGCCGTGGCCACCACCCGCGACTTCAGCCCCGACCTGCTGCTGGTCGACGCCACCCTGCTCGAGGGGGGCGGCGCCGACACCCTCACGGCGCTGAAGGAGGAACCGCTCTGGCACGACCTGCCGGTGCTGGTCACCTCGACGCGGGCGCCGGAGGAGATCGTGGAGGAGGCGCTGGCCCACGGCGCCACCGACGTGGTACGCAAGCCGCTGCGCTCCGGCGAACTGCTGGCCCGCATCGGCGCCAACCTGCGCAGCCGCAACGCCCTCGACCTCGCCCGGCGCCAGCTCCAGACGACGCAGGAGGCCCTGGCGCAGGCCCGCGAGGAGGCGCACACCGGCCGCACGCTGATGGCGATCATGCGGGAAGTGAGTGCCGACCTGTCGAGCGAGGAGATCTACCACGTGCTGGTGCGGCGGGTGGCCCGGGCGCTCGGCCTGTTCCGCTGCTCGGTGGTGCTGGCACGGCCCGGAGAGTTGTCGGCCGTCGTACCGGCCGCGTTCGACGACCCGACGCTGCGCAACCTCCCGCTGAACCTCGGGAAATACCCCGAGATCCGCGTCGCGCTCGAGGCGGGCCGGCCGGTGCTGATCGGGGACGTGATGGTCCACCCGCTGTTCGCCGAGCTGCGCCAGCGCTGGGCGCGCGAGGGAACGGTCGTGGCGACGCGCAGCGTGATCGCGCTGCCGTTCTTCGTGGACCGCCAGCAGGCCGGTGTGTTCCTGCTCCGGCGCGGGGTGGGTGAGCCGCCGCTGACCGAGGAGGACGTGGCGTTCGCCGACTCGGTGGTGAAGGCGGCGGTGGCGTCGATCCAGCGGGCGCACCTGATGGAGCTGGCCCACGCCGACAACGTGCGGCTCGCCGCGCTGGCGCAGACGGACCCGCTCACGCAGGTCCTCAACCGCCGCGCGCTCACCGAGCGCCTGGCCTCGGAACTGGATCGCGCCCGCCGCTACGGACACTCGGTGGCGGTGCTGATGATGGACCTCGATCACTTCAAGCAGGTGAACGACACCCACGGCCACCTCGTGGGCGACGGCGTGCTGAAGGACACCGCCGAGGTCCTGCGGGCTGCGGTCCGCAGCGCCGACTTCGTGGCGCGCTACGGCGGCGAGGAGTTTGTGGTGGTTTTGCCGGAAACGTCGATGGAAGGGGCCGTGATCTTCGCCGAGCGCCTGCGCGAGCGGATCGCGACCACGCCGTTCCTCGGCAGCGCGGGCCAGCCGATGCGGCTGAGCGTGAGCGTCGGGGTGTCGCTCTTCCCGGCGCCGCGCATCACGTCGGTGGACGACCTGCTCTCGGCCGCCGACGCAGCCCTCTACCGTGCCAAGGCGGACGGACGGAACTGCGTCCGGTACTGA